In Bacillus spongiae, the following are encoded in one genomic region:
- a CDS encoding polysaccharide biosynthesis protein yields the protein MENKFIRGTLFLTIATLLSKILGFIYIIPFTFLVGEQGYILYKYAYTPYTLMLSLSTIGLPLAVSKFVSKYNALGNYRVGLTLLKYGTYLMILSGIISFTVLYLMAPFLAGLVIDPNDQTGNSLADVQHVIRLVSFALLIIPVMSIFRGYFQGSQSMGPSALSTVIEQLVRIIFILVGAYVTIHIFNGSLTNAVGVATFAAFIGGIAGFIILLVVFLKRRALIKKQRDLSSSNEDINIISMFKELSGYAIPFVITGLALPIYQTIDTYTINPLFQSMNYTLGEAETINAVIGLVQILVLVPVSLATAFGMSLIPGITSAFISNRMIEVQSKISQTIQILMFFTLPAAMGLCILGEPIYRMVFGYENKNSPELGGFILQWYSLAAIVFALFTVTSAIMQGINKQNKLITGIILGICLKIVLNFKLVLYFEEVGPVLATYLGFIISIIYNIFIIKRTIGFKIIPLLKTIKSILLLVLAMTLAVWCVKELLELWLPGTLSLYYRSLIISIISIIIGISLYLGVGSRLTLVKNLAMKNRK from the coding sequence GTGGAGAATAAATTTATCAGGGGGACTTTATTTTTAACTATAGCAACCCTACTATCTAAGATTTTGGGCTTCATATACATTATCCCGTTTACGTTTCTCGTTGGGGAACAAGGATACATTTTGTATAAGTATGCCTACACTCCATATACCTTAATGTTAAGTCTTTCTACAATTGGCCTTCCACTTGCTGTTTCCAAATTTGTTTCGAAATATAATGCATTAGGTAACTATAGAGTTGGATTAACTCTATTAAAATATGGAACATATTTAATGATTTTAAGTGGTATTATCTCATTCACTGTTCTGTATTTAATGGCACCATTCTTAGCAGGACTTGTAATTGACCCTAATGATCAAACAGGTAATTCGTTAGCAGATGTTCAGCACGTAATACGACTTGTCAGCTTTGCTTTGTTAATAATTCCAGTTATGAGTATCTTTAGGGGGTATTTCCAAGGAAGCCAATCAATGGGACCATCGGCATTAAGTACAGTAATCGAACAGCTAGTAAGAATCATATTCATCTTGGTTGGTGCATATGTAACGATTCATATATTTAATGGTTCACTTACAAATGCTGTTGGGGTTGCAACTTTTGCCGCATTTATAGGTGGGATAGCGGGATTTATTATATTATTAGTCGTTTTTTTAAAGCGAAGAGCATTAATAAAAAAACAAAGGGATTTGAGTTCTAGTAATGAAGATATAAATATAATATCAATGTTTAAGGAATTGAGTGGGTATGCCATTCCTTTTGTTATTACAGGACTAGCGTTACCGATTTATCAGACGATAGATACCTATACTATTAATCCATTGTTTCAGTCAATGAATTACACACTTGGTGAAGCAGAGACCATTAATGCAGTTATAGGTTTAGTTCAAATTCTTGTATTGGTTCCTGTGTCGCTAGCAACGGCATTCGGTATGTCTTTAATACCAGGTATAACATCTGCTTTTATAAGTAATAGAATGATAGAAGTACAAAGTAAGATCTCACAGACCATCCAAATTCTGATGTTCTTTACTTTGCCAGCTGCTATGGGGTTATGTATTCTTGGAGAACCAATTTATAGAATGGTGTTTGGGTACGAAAATAAAAATAGTCCTGAGCTAGGTGGATTTATTCTACAATGGTATTCTTTAGCTGCGATAGTGTTTGCGTTGTTTACGGTAACATCTGCAATTATGCAAGGGATTAATAAGCAAAATAAATTAATTACTGGCATTATATTAGGTATCTGTTTAAAGATTGTTTTAAACTTTAAACTTGTGCTATATTTCGAAGAAGTAGGTCCAGTTTTAGCAACTTACTTAGGTTTTATCATATCAATTATATACAACATATTCATAATTAAGAGAACGATTGGATTTAAGATAATTCCCTTACTCAAGACAATAAAATCCATTTTATTGTTAGTTTTAGCAATGACCTTGGCTGTTTGGTGTGTGAAAGAACTGCTTGAATTATGGTTACCTGGAACTTTAAGTTTATATTATCGGTCTCTAATCATTTCAATTATCTCTATTATTATTGGGATATCCCTTTATTTAGGTGTAGGTTCGAGACTGACTTTAGTAAAAAATTTAGCAATGAAAAATAGAAAATAA
- a CDS encoding MBL fold metallo-hydrolase: protein MIQYKSRNLTVFQSSLYMTTSAIIHTDEVIIMTDPNWLPNEVERIRNYVNSIKGDKQLYIIYTHSDYDHVIGSGAFPDAKVIATEELKNSSQKGEIVKKIHAFDQGYYLHRNYEPEYPSVDIAVANDGETLNLGTISLTFYKAPGHTKDGLFTVIEPYGIFLTGDYLSDIEFPFIFSSYKDYIKTMKKAEEILRIHNIKVHVPGHGTTTEEPTEIRNRIDFSKFYLKELKKDGEALENLCLKKYPFYEGMKNIHFDNIKMANNGEKI from the coding sequence ATGATTCAATACAAAAGTAGAAATTTGACAGTTTTTCAAAGTTCGTTGTATATGACTACTTCAGCTATAATACACACAGACGAAGTAATTATTATGACAGATCCAAATTGGTTACCTAATGAAGTTGAAAGAATTAGGAATTATGTTAATAGTATAAAAGGTGATAAGCAGCTATACATTATTTACACACATAGTGATTATGATCATGTTATAGGGTCTGGTGCATTTCCTGATGCAAAAGTCATTGCAACAGAAGAATTAAAAAATAGTTCTCAAAAAGGTGAAATAGTGAAGAAAATACATGCATTTGACCAAGGGTATTATTTACATAGAAACTATGAACCGGAGTACCCTTCAGTAGATATTGCTGTTGCAAATGATGGAGAAACGTTAAATTTAGGAACGATATCTCTAACATTTTATAAGGCACCTGGGCACACTAAGGATGGTTTATTTACGGTAATTGAACCATATGGAATATTTTTAACCGGTGATTATCTTTCAGATATAGAGTTTCCATTCATATTTAGTAGCTACAAAGATTACATTAAGACCATGAAAAAAGCCGAAGAGATATTAAGAATACATAATATAAAAGTTCATGTTCCTGGCCATGGAACTACTACCGAAGAACCTACTGAGATAAGAAATAGAATAGACTTTTCTAAATTTTATTTAAAGGAATTGAAAAAAGATGGAGAAGCTTTGGAAAACCTTTGTCTTAAAAAGTACCCTTTCTATGAAGGGATGAAAAATATTCATTTTGATAATATAAAAATGGCTAATAATGGAGAAAAAATTTAG
- a CDS encoding DUF7674 family protein encodes MVGDEMKKLVKQFVYDFPKFNDLLEEHIELNEEILPHVFFGECNEYFKEFLKKDDKEELKKLFDFFERMAIEGDDYTKEILSVTILARLGDDKDILNISYKYMREETRNFSNEIEKFWGR; translated from the coding sequence ATGGTTGGTGATGAAATGAAGAAATTAGTTAAGCAATTTGTATATGACTTTCCCAAGTTTAATGATTTATTAGAAGAGCATATAGAACTTAATGAAGAAATTTTGCCTCATGTATTCTTCGGTGAATGTAACGAATATTTCAAAGAGTTCCTTAAAAAAGACGATAAAGAAGAGCTTAAGAAGTTATTTGATTTCTTTGAGAGAATGGCAATTGAAGGTGATGACTACACTAAGGAAATATTAAGTGTGACTATCCTTGCAAGGCTAGGTGATGATAAAGATATCCTTAATATAAGTTATAAATATATGAGGGAAGAAACAAGGAACTTTTCAAATGAAATTGAAAAGTTTTGGGGTAGATAA
- a CDS encoding Lrp/AsnC family transcriptional regulator, producing MDNLDKQILLVLQEKGRISMTELGKEVALSQPAVTERVRRMEEKGIIDHYRAIVRPGKINKPITAFVLFQTKGCESFVQFCNESNDVIELHRISGQYNFLVKVVTETLQALEVAINEMGTFGDSTTLIVLSSPIENDKLIPLIKN from the coding sequence ATGGATAACTTAGATAAACAAATTCTCCTAGTTCTACAGGAGAAAGGTCGAATTTCGATGACGGAACTGGGAAAAGAGGTAGCATTATCTCAACCAGCAGTTACTGAAAGAGTTCGAAGAATGGAAGAAAAGGGGATCATTGATCATTATAGGGCTATAGTTAGACCTGGAAAAATAAACAAGCCTATAACAGCCTTTGTTTTATTCCAGACCAAAGGGTGTGAAAGTTTTGTGCAATTTTGTAATGAATCAAACGACGTAATCGAATTACATAGGATAAGTGGGCAATATAATTTTTTGGTAAAAGTTGTTACAGAAACTCTTCAAGCGCTAGAAGTTGCAATTAATGAGATGGGCACATTCGGAGATTCAACTACATTAATAGTGCTTTCATCACCTATAGAAAATGATAAATTAATTCCCTTAATAAAAAACTAA
- a CDS encoding AraC family transcriptional regulator, with product MTNKKILIERSTGALLSTNVKKNESIWRYDNCYKMIFSINGSMNYQMKRNDFVLSKEEFMIFNPYDEHKQLSVENQKFLIELDPFFLNEIANSINSYNFDIQFANSIQKNPQITQWALFVSEYVSMYNENIDNSVALFLDHSFSQLAILLIKNTVGNHTQTWDLTSFKTVSPLIYKTMEALMEDYQRQWTLDEMAIVSNLSKYQFAHLFKEITGLSPYSWLQVYRIIRSQEELKKTNKSILDIALDCGFSSVSVYNQLFKRLYGDTPGTFRKKLK from the coding sequence GTGACTAATAAAAAGATACTTATTGAACGTTCAACAGGAGCTCTACTGTCTACCAATGTTAAAAAGAATGAGAGCATCTGGCGCTATGATAATTGTTATAAAATGATTTTTTCAATAAACGGATCTATGAATTACCAAATGAAAAGAAATGACTTTGTTCTTTCAAAGGAAGAATTCATGATTTTTAATCCATACGATGAACATAAACAGCTTTCAGTAGAAAACCAAAAATTTCTTATAGAACTTGATCCCTTTTTCTTAAATGAAATAGCAAATTCGATTAACTCTTATAATTTTGATATTCAATTTGCGAATTCTATTCAAAAAAATCCCCAGATAACCCAGTGGGCTCTTTTTGTAAGTGAATATGTATCTATGTACAATGAAAATATAGATAATTCAGTGGCTCTTTTTTTGGACCATAGCTTTTCACAATTAGCCATCCTGTTGATTAAAAACACAGTTGGAAATCATACTCAAACATGGGATTTAACCAGTTTTAAAACCGTCAGTCCTTTGATATATAAAACTATGGAAGCGCTGATGGAAGATTATCAACGTCAATGGACATTAGATGAAATGGCGATTGTTTCTAATCTTAGTAAATATCAATTTGCTCACTTATTTAAAGAAATTACGGGTTTGTCACCATATTCCTGGCTACAGGTTTATCGCATAATACGTAGCCAAGAAGAATTGAAAAAAACGAATAAAAGCATATTAGATATTGCACTTGATTGTGGTTTTTCATCTGTTTCCGTCTATAATCAGCTATTTAAACGTCTGTATGGAGATACTCCTGGAACTTTTCGTAAAAAACTAAAATGA
- a CDS encoding DNA mismatch repair protein MutT — MRDRSSLIIIENKQVVLEELGVEVKVNECISEVEFNGTQYFFLSQIIAGAFGTGKGEEYTDENRDRGTYLPMWVDIESLSSIEVRPKEVALKVKSLLN, encoded by the coding sequence ATGAGAGATAGAAGTTCACTAATAATAATTGAAAATAAACAGGTTGTCTTAGAAGAATTAGGAGTAGAAGTCAAAGTTAACGAGTGCATTTCAGAAGTTGAATTTAATGGAACACAATACTTTTTTCTTTCTCAAATCATTGCTGGAGCATTTGGAACTGGGAAAGGTGAGGAATACACTGATGAAAATAGAGATAGAGGAACTTACTTGCCAATGTGGGTAGATATAGAAAGTTTATCGTCTATTGAGGTTAGACCGAAAGAAGTTGCTTTAAAGGTGAAATCCTTACTCAATTAA